In Capsicum annuum cultivar UCD-10X-F1 chromosome 11, UCD10Xv1.1, whole genome shotgun sequence, one genomic interval encodes:
- the LOC124888873 gene encoding uncharacterized protein K02A2.6-like: MSGSWKLYTSSAKQINVMGSPWPFAAWGMDVIGPIETFASNGHRLIDYFTKWVEASTHKAITKKVVVDFVRNNLVCRFGIPESVITDNGANLNSDLRREICERFKISHQNSTAYRPQMNGAVEAANKNIKRILRKIVDGNREWHEKLTYALLGYRTTIKTSTGETPYMLVYGSEVVIPAEVEIPLLRVIQEVGLDDAEWIHSRIDQLMLIDEKRLDAVCHGQLYQNRIIKAFNKKVKPHRFTPGKLVLKKIFPHQGEAKEKFRPNWQGPYKVHRVLLGGVVILAEMDGTISTKPIKYDAIKKFYI; encoded by the coding sequence ATGTCAGGTTCATGGAAACTTTATACGAGTTCCGCCAAACAAATCAATGTGATGGGTTCACCTTGGCCGTTTGctgcttggggcatggatgttattGGGCCCATAGAGACTTTTGCGTCCAATGGACACCGTTTAATcgattacttcacaaagtgggttgaggccTCGACGCATAAGGCCATAACCAAAAAGGTGGTAGTAGATTTTGTTCGCAACAACTTAGTCTGCCGTTTTGGAATTCCAGAATCAGTCATAACAGATAATGGAGCCAATCTTAATAGCGACCTGAGGAGAGAGATTTGTGAAAGGTTTAAGATCTCTCATCAAAATTCCACGGCGTATCGACCACAAATGAATGGAGCAGTTGAAGCTgcaaacaagaatatcaagaggaTTTTGAGGAAGATAGTGGATGGTAATAGggaatggcatgagaagttgaCATATGCTTTACTTGGATATCGCACCACAATCAAAACTTCTACTGGGGAAACTCCCTACATGTTGGTTTATGGGTCGGAAGTAGTGATACCTGCAGAAGTAGAGATACCTTTATTAAGAGTCATTCAGGAGGTTGGACTAGACGATGCTGAATGGATTCATAGCAGGATCGATCAGTTGATGCTCATTGACGAGAAGAGATTGGATGCAGTCTGTCATGGTCAACTCTATCAAAATAGAATTATCAAGGCGTTCAATAAGAAAGTCAAGCCTCATCGATTCACACCGGGAAAGTTAGTATTGAAAAAGATATTCCCTCACCAAGGTGAAGCCAAAGAAAAATTTCGgccaaattggcaaggtccttACAAAGTTCACCGAGTACTCTTAGGAGGAGTAGTAATCCTCGCAGAAATGGATGGCACAATAAGCACGAAGCCGATCAAATACGACGCCATCAAAAAGTTCTACATTTGA